The Nicotiana sylvestris chromosome 6, ASM39365v2, whole genome shotgun sequence genomic sequence AGAGCAGAGCAGTCTAGTCGTAGATCGCATAAGAAGGAGGACGATCAATATTTTGACTATGATGGAAAGTTAAAAACTAGCTTAAGATTAATGGTTTTGTTCCCTATTTTGGATGTTGCACCAAAAGATGGTTTCATTGAGTATAAGGAGTTGGAAGCTTGGAATATGCAACAAGCCATTGATCGTTTGCATTATAGAACTCGGAGAGAATTGGAGTTTCGAGACAATAATGGAGATGGAGCTATTTCTTTCTCTGAATATTTACCTCACTTTACCAATCAAGACATAGGTGATCCTTAAAAGATGAATTCCATGCATGCATGTATATATTCTAGACCTCATTTCCGTTTGGAATTTCCTCTGATCAGTCAAATTTGGTCATCTTTAATTTAATTTACAGAGAAAAATGAAACCAGCCATGGAGAAGCAGGATGGTGGATGGAACAATTCAGAAATGCTGATGTTGATCGAAATGGGACTCTAAGCTTATATGAATTCAGAGAGTAATACCATTAATTCTTtaactccttttttttttttgttgtgtgtgCAAATCATATACTTTTAATCTTTGTTGTGTCATAAAGTTCTATAAATTCCTAATAATGGAATTAATCGTTTGCAGTTTTTTGCACCCTGAAGATAGTAGGAACGAAAATATACAAAAGTGGCTGTTGCGAGAAAAGATAAGGTTAGAACCCCGCAATCATCATTAATTATATTTTAGGTCGTGCTTAAAATGTTTCATTATAACAACATCCTTATATAACAAtacttcactataaaagtcaagttttTCTGGAACCAAATTTCATGTtctgttataatatatgttttctATAACAGCAATTCGCTATAACATATCCAAAAATATCTGGAACAAAcgaggttgttatagagaggtttgaatGTATTGTTAATGCATAACACTTATTTTTGTGAGTATTTTTCTTTACACTTAAACAATATAATAGTGGTTTAATTACTTTGTGTTAACAGGCAGATGGACGTAAACAGGGATCATAAGCTAAATCGATTGGAATTTAGTAACGGTGCTTACAACATCTATAAGACTTACCTGGAATATGAATCTCGGGGAGCCAATATTCCAACACCACTAGAAGCATTCGCCAAGCTTGACGTCGATGGTGACAAGTAATTAATTGTTCTTAATTACTTCGTCTCACTTAGCTTGTTTCAATATTTGATATATATGTGTTTAGCAAATATTAATTAATCTTTATTTGCTGGAAAAATACTGATTTTGCTAGATTTCTGAGAGAGGAAGAATTGAAACCAATTCTGCACTACTTGTGCCCTGGAGAACTCTCCTACGCTAAAGTCTACACCACATATTTGATTCGAGAGGCAAGTCTACAATTGTTCTAATTAATATTGTTACATTCATAGACTTttcatttatctttttttttaaaaaaaaaaattcacctcttctttaatttcttcctATTATTATGTTAAAGTTTTTCTCTATGATTCGTTCCGTCTTtactattttcaaaattgttaaaATGGGAGTATTATTTACTAACATCTTAATTAAACTGTTTCTATATTTCTGTAGCCCTAACATGTGTGTTGCCTTTGGAGATATTGTTACAATAATGTTCACATAGCAAATGTGAAATTAATCATGTGTCAATTTGATTGTTAAGTTGGTAAAGagttgcaatttttttttaaaaatcttaaaaCATTACATCCAGAAACAATTGTTCCTCAAAAACTATTTCCAAAAGTTATCATCCAAATtcaaattattttaaagtatAATCTTTTTTAAAGGCTATCCAGATTAAATGCttagtgtgtgtgtatatatatatatatatatatatatatatatatacacacacacatacacaataATATTATGCATTATATAATTTGATTCAATAATTTAACACATTTCTTTTGCTATGTAGGCTGATGATAACCAAGATGGTAAATTAACATTGGATGAAATACTCAATCATGAAAGTATTTTCTACAGTACCATCTATGACAATGGTAGAAATGAAGATCTTTCCCACGACGAACTTTAAATTGTGGTATGTCACTCAATATGCCATGGGATCAATGATGTTTTGTACGTAGCACATTCATAGGTTGATCCAACATAGACGAAACAAAACCCAAGATAGggctcttcttttcctttcatcTCTTTGGCTTTCTATTCCTTGTCATAATTAATAATCATCCACAAGAACCTCTTTGCATTTTGATTTTGACTAACACTCCATTCTCTTGTACCTAAATGATACTACTTTTCCATCTCTTTCTTTTCTTACTTATTGTGTtgcattatatatataaattctaCATAATAGACCTAGaaatttaatttgataattttcttaTTTGAGTTACTTTGTGCATCTAAAACTCATATATGCAATTGTTATAAAATTATCTAATCAACCAACGAGAAGTTAGAAATACTTAACTTAATTGTTCAATTAACCTGATCATCATCATCGGGAAAATCACCAATATTAATGACAAAATTTTGTGGAATATTCAAGCGTGAAAACCTTCATATATTCCAGTCTTCAACTGATAATTTGGAGCTCTGATATATATTAGTATTTTTAGCACGAATGCAGTATCATTGTATCAATGTTGTGGCTGAGGTGAGGAGATCAATTTAATTCACAGAGGCAGTTTATTTCAACTCGATCAATTCGATGAGCTCAAGTCAGCTGATCATAGTTCAAAAAGTAATTACAGAAGTTAGTAGCGGTGCAGTTCGTTGAATACAATTTTTTTTGCTACTTTACCCATTAGCAATAGCTAATAGTGATATAGTGAGGCTTGTACATGCTAATTTCTTTTGTATGTAAATACATTTTACATATACCTCGATGAAATATAAGAATACCGGAGTTAGAATCTTCTCTACCTCTTTTTCTTGGTTTAATTTTACACATAGTGagtaaattttaattaatttattgtaTTAATAAAGTTACAATTTTGTCTTAATGTCATTCAACCATGTGTATGTTAATCTCTCAATTCACGAAAAAGTCAAACTTCGGGCACCGAAAAATTAAATCTTCTAACATCTTATAAAATTCcataggcaaaatacataagttaccccTGAATTATGGCCCAAATCCTTGTTACAAATTTTTTACGGACAAAAATTActttacacactcaacctttttATAGTGTAACTAAGAcacacctttttttttcttcaccaATTTACTAAATTATGTTAATGTCACACACCAATTAGATCGTGACACGTGTCATCAacttaaaataatataaaataaatataaaattacaCATATactgtcacgacctggatttcccaccttCGGGGGTCGTGATAGCGTCTACTTGTGAAAGCTAGACAAGCCGACAGTTACAGTTTTACTACCTTTATTATTAACCAAACGAGGACAGATaatagttaaaacaaaataactaagaaatgcGGAAGTTATATAACAGTGCCACAACTCAAGTACATAGCTACCCtatagatctggtgtcacaatccacgaacgactaagatttactacaaatataagtctgaaagaagtacaACTGTTCTCGAAATAGAAGAGACAGAAGAAACTAATGCGGGTAAAGGGGGTTTCAGGCTCTAcgaacgccagcagatctaccttggtctccttggactgaagacagcaaccTCAAGCTATTTACAGGGTCCGACATCGAAATCtacacaaaaagtgcagagtgcagtatcaatacaatcgaccccatgtactggtaagtgtcgagcctaacctcggtgaagtagtgacgaggctaggacatgacaaccatataaacctgtgcagttaaatcatatacgagtaGAACAATAATAACATATAAAGATGGGAATGGGAAACATActgcggggaatatcaaattctagCAGTAATTCAACagagaagcataatgaacaccatatttgtatcaacagggataatgaaacagtaacacgtgcacaacatcacccttcgtgtttttactctcgctctcaccataagaaacaacagaaatggcacgacatcacccttcgtgcattaactctcataatcgtggcacgacatcatccttcgtgcattagctctgtgcattaacactcacaatatcgacacgacatcacccttcgtgcattaacactcactcacaatatcatgcacgacattacccttcgtcttttacactcttcctcacccaaacaatagaaataatacatcccggtaagggaatcaataatagaaacaataacatcccggcaagggaatcagctataaccaatctcgtttcaacagttaactccacgaaataagtctcaacttgagtcaatactcaacaatggtcaattaccaagaaaatatCTCAAGTCTTGTTCAATATGGAtaatcatcaacttaagcatcAATAGTACATATTAAGAATCACAACGGTCACAGTTtaagactcacttgcatgctcgacaccaacatatagatactcgtcaccacacctatacgtcgtactcaacactaacatgtagcaaataagacaacaacttttattccctcaagctaaggttagaccaaacacttacctcgatcccacggacaaaatcaagcctcaattaccgttGTACCTCTCagttccacttccaatccgcttgtatctagtcataatttacttagtAACATCAGTAAatactaaataaaccaattctaatgcatgaatatagatttcccaatgtttttcccaaaaagtcaaaaattgacctcgggcccgctgggtcaaaactcgaagttagAACCAAAACCCGGCTATTcgttcacccacgaacccaaatatgcaattggttttgaaatccgacctcaaatttaggtccaaatccccaaattttgaaattcctaatttctacccaagaacacccaatttcccataaAAAACCCTAGTTTTtgagatgaaatcatgtaaaaagatgaaatagattgaataaaaagagttaagattcatttacctatgatttcgGGAAGAACTTGCTCTAGGAAAATCGCCCTttggagtttaggttttgaaattttgaagaatgaagGGAAAATCTCATCTAAAATCTCACTTAACAGGCTGCAGTTATTGCAATTGCGATCAGGAGTTCGCAATTGCCAACCCTTTGAATTTACTGTTGCCTTCGCATTTGTGAcacatatgtcgcatttgcgacttcatGGGCCTTCTCAATTCCGGCCaaagtttgcatttgcgaggttGCACTTCCCAgaccttcttcgcatttgcgacaatatTGTCGCATTTCCCAGGCCGGcaaactttgcatttgcgaaacctaatctcgcatttgcgagatcacaGGCCTGTGCAAAACACCAGATGCACAACTGAGTTTTCTTAAGTTCTaatcactccgtggcctatccaaaactcacccgagccctcgaggctccaaaccaaacatgcactcaAGTATACCATACGAACTTGTTCgtacgatcaaatcatcaaaataacattaacAACTACGAATATGACCTCAAACTCATGATTTTCCTCAAGAACActtcaaatttattattttcacaaccggacgtccgaattacgtcaaatcaactccgattcttaccaaattttatatatactacttaaatattatattaaacttgtaccaggcttcggaaccaaaatacgggcccgataccaccaagatcacacaccatttcatttccaaaaagtccttatattttctagcaaacaattttctttaaaaattattttcttgagCTAGGGACCTtgaaattcgattccgagcatacgctcaagtcccatattttactatggaccctacAAGACCGTCAagtcacgggtccgggtccgtttaccaaaaatattgactgaagtcaattttaattaattttaaaggccaaattcaatatttttcttaaatttcacataaaagctttcctgAAACGCGCCTAGACTATGCACACAAATCAAGGAGAAAAAaataaggtttttaaggcctcggaacccgAAATCGGATTCTAAAATACAAGATGACTCTTTgggtcacattctccacctctaaaacaaccgtttgtcctcgaacggacaaaaaaAATACCTGAATCGGTGAAAAGATGgcgatatctgctccgcatatctgactcggactcccaggtcactgcctcaacaggctggcctctccactgcacatgaactgaagggaaattcttagatctcaactgacgaacctactagtttagaatagctaccggctcctcctcatagatcaagtcttgtccaactggatcaaggatctcaaacggCCTGATGAACCTAGGGTttagcttgcccctcttcccaaatctcatcacgccctttatgggcaacactcgctctccgatcatgaatgccacatcacgaaccttacggtcggcataacttttttgcctggactgagctgtacgaagtctatcctgaatgatcttaaccttgtccaaggcatcctgtactaaatctgtacccaacaaccgagcctcccccggcccaaaccacccaactggcgatcgacaccgtctaccatataatgcctcatagggagccttCTGGATGCTTGACTGATAGCTGTtgctgtaggcaaactctgctaatggaaAGAAcagatcccaagaacctccaaagtcaataacacaggcgcggagcatatcctccaaaatctgaatagtacgctcggactgtccatccgtctgaaatgatgtgctcaacttgacccgtgtacccaactcacgctgaactgccctacagaaatgtgaggtaaactacgtacctcggtcagaaataaTAGACATGGGCACACTATGATGAcagacaatctcccggatatatatctcagctaacctctctgaagaataggagactgccacaggaataaatgcgctgacttagtcagcctattaACAATAACCCATAGCGCATCAAACTTcctttgagtccgtgggagtccaacaacgaagtccatagtgatacgctcccacttccactcaggaatctcaatcttctgaagcaaaccaccaggtctctgatgctcgtactttacctgctgacaattgtaacaccgagctacatatgcaacaatatccttcttcttcatcctcatccaccaataatgctgctacAAATCCTTATACATTTTAGCGgctcccggatgaatagaataccgaaaattatgggcctcctctagaatcaactcacgaagtccatccatataaggcacacaaacttgaccatgcatcctcaaaactccatcatcttcaACAGTAACCTACTTGGCAACACCGTGTTGCACGATGTCCCTAAGGACTAGcaagtgaggatcatcatactgctgatccctgatacactcaaataatgaagaccgagcgactgtacaagctaaaacacggctgggctcagaaacatccaacctcacgaactgattggctaaagtctgaacatccaaagcaagcagtctctcaccaactggaatatacgcaaggctgcccatactggctgaattcctactcaaagcatcggccattacattggccttccccggatgatacaagatagtgatatcatagtctttcaatagctccaaccacctcttctgcctcaaatttagttccttctgcttgaacaagtactgtagactcttgtgatatgtgaacacctcacatgacacgccatataaataatgcctttaaatcttcagcgcgtgaaaaatggctgctagctccaaatcatgaactggataattttctcgtgaatcttcaactatcgcg encodes the following:
- the LOC104238771 gene encoding uncharacterized protein isoform X2, which produces MSKVVVISTIITAFVFLVILLITQLKLNENAYYTPRGLSRRLGLKTRDPIFDPLVAELDQRRQPKGNNRAEQSSRRSHKKEDDQYFDYDGKLKTSLRLMVLFPILDVAPKDGFIEYKELEAWNMQQAIDRLHYRTRRELEFRDNNGDGAISFSEYLPHFTNQDIEKNETSHGEAGWWMEQFRNADVDRNGTLSLYEFREQMDVNRDHKLNRLEFSNGAYNIYKTYLEYESRGANIPTPLEAFAKLDVDGDKFLREEELKPILHYLCPGELSYAKVYTTYLIREADDNQDGKLTLDEILNHESIFYSTIYDNGRNEDLSHDEL
- the LOC104238771 gene encoding uncharacterized protein isoform X1, with amino-acid sequence MSKVVVISTIITAFVFLVILLITQLKLNENAYYTPRGLSRRLGLKTRDPIFDPLVAELDQRRQPKGNNRAEQSSRRSHKKEDDQYFDYDGKLKTSLRLMVLFPILDVAPKDGFIEYKELEAWNMQQAIDRLHYRTRRELEFRDNNGDGAISFSEYLPHFTNQDIEKNETSHGEAGWWMEQFRNADVDRNGTLSLYEFRDFLHPEDSRNENIQKWLLREKIRQMDVNRDHKLNRLEFSNGAYNIYKTYLEYESRGANIPTPLEAFAKLDVDGDKFLREEELKPILHYLCPGELSYAKVYTTYLIREADDNQDGKLTLDEILNHESIFYSTIYDNGRNEDLSHDEL